GGATTTCTCGGTGGATCGGCTGCGGCTGCACATGCGCCTTCAGACCTGGTCGCTCAAGCCCGCGCGCACGCGGGTGCCCTCGGGGCCGTGCCTGGAGGCGGGAGGGTTCGTGCGGGCCGACGCGGCGACGGCGCCGTAGCCGGGGGAGGGGGGATGGCGCCGCCGATTCGCGCCGTGCTGCTGGTGGGGCCGACGGGTTCGGGCAAGAGCCCGGTGGGCGCGCGGCTGGAGCAGGCGGGCGGGTTCCACCACTTCGATTTCGGGGCGGAGCTTCGCGCGGCGGCGCGCGGCGAGCGCGGCCTGGCGCCCGCCGATGTGGCCTACGTGCAGGGCGTGCTGGAGGCGCAGGCCCTGCTGCCCGACGAGCGATTCCCGATTGCCGAGGAGCTGCTCCGCCGCTTTCTGCGGCGCCGCGGCTTCGAGCCCTCCGCCGATGTGCTCGTGCTCAACGGCCTGCCGCGCCACGTGGGGCAGGCCCGCGCTCTGGCCGCCACGGTGCGGGTGGAGGCCGTGGCGGTGCTGGAGTGCGATGCGGCGGCGGCGCACGCGCGCGTGGCCCGCCGGCGTCGCGGGGAGGGGCCCGACCACGCCGGGCGCCCCGACGACGCGCCCGAGGCGGTGGCCCGCAAGCTGGCCCGCTACGCGCGCGAGACCGAGCCGCTGGTGGCGCATTACGCGGCGCAGAGCGGCGTTCGAGTGCTGCGGATCCCCGTTGGGGCGGAGACGGCCGAGGAGGCGATCGCGGCCGAGATCGCCCGCAGCCTGCTCCAGGTCGGCGGGGCCAATGGAAAGGGGGCAGCGGCATGCTGCCCCCTCGAGTGAGTGGCGTCGCGCGGGCCTGGCGCCGGTCAGTTCACCACGAACGTGGCGCTGCGCTGGCCCTGGGCGCCGGCTCCCGCCACGACGACGTCGAGCTGGTACTGGCCCTTGGGCGTGTCGGCGCGCAGTTGGATGGGCACCTGGGTGGTGTAGGTGCCGGGCGTGCGGCTGACGTTGGAGGTCAGCTCCGCCACCTTGGTGCCGTTGAACGTGACGACGCGGGTCTCGACCAGGGGGACGGCGGTCTGGTCGTTGGGCGCCATGACCGCATAGGTGACCTGGAGGTTCACTGTGCCGCCGGGGGTGGTCGCGGCGGGGTCCACCAGGGCGCCGGCCACTTCCACGCGCGTGCCCTGGGCGGGGGCGTAGTTGTAGGCCTGATTGGTGGCCGCGGCCTCGCGGTCTCTGCGCTCCATCATGTTGCCGATGATGCCGCCGGCGAGGGCGCCGATGAGAGCGCCGCCGATCACGGCGCGGCCTCGACGGTGGTGGCCCGATACTGCATAGCCCAGCGCGCCGCCGGCCGCGGCGCCGATGGCGGCGCCGGTCACGGTCTTGGGGTTGTCTCTGATCCAGCCGCAGCCCTGGGATGCCAGGGCCGCCACGCAAAGCACTGCCACACGCTTACACAGTCGCTGATTCATCTCACTGCCTCCTGGAGGTCAAGGGTCCCTGCACCATGAGCCACCTGCATTATGCCACTGTGCAGGGGCAGATGTCAAGCGCCGCTCGGCAGGGCACCCGCTTCCTGCACGCCACGCAGGGTTCCCCCCTTTGTACGGACGCAGAAGCGGGCCGATTATTCAGGCGCTTCAGGGTTTGGCGGTCTTGTTCGACTGGGCCTGGTGCGGGTCGTGGGCATGCCAGCTCCTGGCGGACCTGGCGGTTCCTCGGGAGGGCTGTGCGGCGTTTTCCTCTTCGGCGAAGAGTGGTTGCGGGATCGGGAACCTCCCGCGGGTTGCCAACCCGCGGGAGGTTGGGGTTGGACGCGGGAGCGTCCGGATCATCGCCCCCACGCGGAGCGCAGGGGCAAGAAGGAGAAGGTGACGGAGCGCAGGGGCGAGAAAGAAAGCCTGCGCAAGCGGGACGCTTGCAGCTACTCTCCCTCGTCCCTACGCTCTGCCCCCTTTCCTCGTTCCTACGCTCTGGTCACTCTTCTCGTCCCTACGCTCTGCGTGGGGACGGGTCTCTTGGCCGCTCTGCGGCCTCTTGCTCAGGGAAAGGAACCTCCCGCGGGTTGCCAACCCGCGGGAGGTTGGGGTTGGACGCGGGAGCGTCCGGATCATCGCCCCCACGCGGAGCGCAGGGGCAAGAAGGAGAAGGTGACGGAGCGCAGGGGCGAGAAAGAAAGCCTGCGCAAGCGGGACGCTTGCAGCTACTCTCCCTCGTCCCTACGCTCTGCCCCCTTTCCTCGTTCCTACGCTCTGGTCACTCTTCTCGTCCCTACGCTCTGCGTGGGGACGGGTCTCTTGGCCGCTCTGCGGCCTCTTGCTCAGGGAAAGGAACCTCCCGCGGGTTGCCAACCCGCGGGAGGTTGAGGTTCTGTGCCGAGTGGCTGGCGGGCGTCGCCTGCCCATGCTGTATCAACCCTGTGAGGGGGGAAGTGATACAGCATGGGCAGATGGGCGAAAATGGGCGATTCTCGCGGCTCCGGCCATGCTCGCTCATCTGCGGGATGAGCCAGCATGTGAGGAGGAGAGCGTTGAGAGGGTAAGGCATTGCGGCATAGGTGGTTATGTAGTGGCCTTCGCTGGCGCCGCAGCGGCGGTCCCACGCTCCCCAATGGCGGCCACGTTACTCATGTCTGGTCTGGCGACTGCTTGCACCTGGGGTGGGGAGGCCACGTGGTGTTTCGGCAACATGCTGCCCATACTTGCTCAACCGTG
This genomic stretch from Planctomycetota bacterium harbors:
- a CDS encoding nucleoside monophosphate kinase, with protein sequence MAPPIRAVLLVGPTGSGKSPVGARLEQAGGFHHFDFGAELRAAARGERGLAPADVAYVQGVLEAQALLPDERFPIAEELLRRFLRRRGFEPSADVLVLNGLPRHVGQARALAATVRVEAVAVLECDAAAAHARVARRRRGEGPDHAGRPDDAPEAVARKLARYARETEPLVAHYAAQSGVRVLRIPVGAETAEEAIAAEIARSLLQVGGANGKGAAACCPLE
- a CDS encoding glycine zipper domain-containing protein → MNQRLCKRVAVLCVAALASQGCGWIRDNPKTVTGAAIGAAAGGALGYAVSGHHRRGRAVIGGALIGALAGGIIGNMMERRDREAAATNQAYNYAPAQGTRVEVAGALVDPAATTPGGTVNLQVTYAVMAPNDQTAVPLVETRVVTFNGTKVAELTSNVSRTPGTYTTQVPIQLRADTPKGQYQLDVVVAGAGAQGQRSATFVVN